Proteins from a single region of Anser cygnoides isolate HZ-2024a breed goose chromosome 18, Taihu_goose_T2T_genome, whole genome shotgun sequence:
- the HNF1B gene encoding hepatocyte nuclear factor 1-beta isoform X4 → MVSQLSALQRELLGALLSSGATKEGLIRALEDMVPAAGFGVKLESLPLSPGGPPDGKAAYPPLANGHGKGKLSGDEGSEDGDDFDTPQILRELQALNTEEAVEQRAEVDRMISEDPWRAAKMIKGYMQQHNIPQREVVDVTGLNQSHLSQHLNKGTPMKTQKRAALYTWYVRKQREILRQFNQTVQGCGNRTDKSSQDQLLFLFPEFNQQNQGAGQLDDACSETPSKKMRRNRFKWGPASQQILYQAYDRQKNPSKEEREALVEECNRAECLQRGVSPSKAHGLGSNLVTEVRVYNWFANRRKEEAFRQKLAMDAYSSGQPPHSMNLLLSHGSPHHNQPSASPPSKMPGVRYSQAASGEAASSGAISHHGSGAMVTTSQAVLQQVSPAGLDPGHGLLSPDGKMISVSGGGLPPVSTLTNIHSLSHHNAQQSQNLIMTPLSGVMAIAQSLNTSQAQSVPVINSVAGSLAALQPVQFSQQLHSPHQQPLMQQSPSHMAQQPFMATVTQLPNSHMYAHKQEPPQYSHTSRFPSAMVVTDTSSISTLTNMSSSKQCPLQAW, encoded by the exons ATGGTGTCCCAGCTGAGCGCCCTGCAGCGGGAGCTCCTGGGCGCCCTGCTCAGCTCCGGGGCCACCAAGGAGGGGCTGATCCGCGCCCTGGAGGACATGGTGCCCGCCGCCGGCTTCGGCGTCAAGCTGGAGAGCCTGCCGCTGTCCCCCGGCGGGCCGCCCGACGGCAAGGCCGCCTACCCGCCGCTCGCCAACGGGCACGGCAAGGGCAAGCTGTCCGGCGACGAGGGCTCGGAGGACGGCGACGACTTCGACACGCCGCAGATCCTCCGCGAGCTGCAGGCGCTCAACACCGAGGAGGCCGTGGAGCAGCGGGCGGAGGTGGACAGGATGATCAG CGAGGACCCGTGGCGGGCGGCGAAGATGATCAAGGGCTACATGCAGCAGCACAACATCCCGCAGCGGGAGGTGGTGGACGTCACCGGCCTCAACCAGTCGCACCTCTCGCAGCACCTCAACAAGGGCACCCCCATGAAGACGCAGAAGAGGGCCGCCCTCTACACGTGGTACGTCCGCAAGCAGCGGGAGATCCTGCGGC agtTCAACCAGACAGTCCAGGGTTGTGGAAATAGGACAGACAAAAGCAGTCAGGATcagctgctgtttctctttccaGAGTTCAATCAGCAGAACCAAGGGGCTGGCCAGCTCGACGATGCCTGCTCCGAAACCCCCAGCAAGAAGATGCGCCGCAATCGCTTCAAGTGGGGGCCGGCCTCCCAGCAAATCTTGTACCAAGCCTACGACCGCCAAAAGAACCCCAGCAAGGAGGAGCGAGAGGCGCTGGTGGAGGAGTGCAACAG GGCCGAGTGTCTGCAGCGAGGGGTGTCTCCCTCCAAGGCGCACGGGCTCGGCTCCAACCTGGTGACGGAGGTGCGCGTCTACAACTGGTTCGCCAACCGGCGGAAGGAGGAGGCTTTCCGCCAGAAGCTGGCCATGGACGCCTACAGCTCGGGCCAGCCCCCGCACAGCATGAACCTGCTGCTGTCCCACGGCTCCCCCCACCACAACCAGCCCAGCGCCTCGCCCCCCAGCAAGATGCCAG GGGTGCGGTACAGCCAGGCGGCGAGCGGCGAGGCGGCGTCCTCCGGGGCCATCAGCCACCACGGCAGCGGTGCCATGGTCACCACCAGCCAGGCGGTCCTGCAGCAGGTCTCCCCGGCCGGCTTGGACCCAGGCCACGGTTTGCTCTCTCCCGACGGTAAAATG ATCTCCGTGTCGGGCGGCGGGCTGCCCCCGGTGAGCACCCTGACCAACATCCACAGCCTGTCCCACCACAACGCGCAGCAGTCCCAGAACCTCATCATGACGCCGCTCTCGGGAGTCATGGCCATCGCACAGA gTCTGAACACCTCGCAGGCGCAGAGCGTCCCGGTCATCAACAGTGTGGCCGGCAGCTTGGCGGCCCTGCAGCCGGTCCAgttctcccagcagctgcacagcccGCACCAGCAGCCGCTCATGCAGCAGTCGCCCAGCCACATGGCCCAGCAGCCCTTCATGGCCACCGTCACCCAGCTGCCCAACTCGCACA TGTATGCACACAAGCAGGAGCCTCCCCAGTATTCCCACACCTCCCGCTTCCCCTCGGCGATGGTGGTGACGGACACCAGCAGCATCAGCACGCTCACCAACATGTCTTCCAGTAAGCAG tgTCCCCTGCAAGCCTGGTGA
- the HNF1B gene encoding hepatocyte nuclear factor 1-beta isoform X2, with protein MAEVLGGGCGAGGPVCVVPGSGDGSGVCVVLNLVGALGWWDKRVPVCAYSSAGPQCSRGHTEDTVCRKEKGLQVHLHVKNSPVAPGQEVLQPEPAALSGEDPWRAAKMIKGYMQQHNIPQREVVDVTGLNQSHLSQHLNKGTPMKTQKRAALYTWYVRKQREILRQFNQTVQGCGNRTDKSSQDQLLFLFPEFNQQNQGAGQLDDACSETPSKKMRRNRFKWGPASQQILYQAYDRQKNPSKEEREALVEECNRAECLQRGVSPSKAHGLGSNLVTEVRVYNWFANRRKEEAFRQKLAMDAYSSGQPPHSMNLLLSHGSPHHNQPSASPPSKMPGVRYSQAASGEAASSGAISHHGSGAMVTTSQAVLQQVSPAGLDPGHGLLSPDGKMISVSGGGLPPVSTLTNIHSLSHHNAQQSQNLIMTPLSGVMAIAQSKHAPGTPPDPSCGALGTPALTVPALSLLPGLNTSQAQSVPVINSVAGSLAALQPVQFSQQLHSPHQQPLMQQSPSHMAQQPFMATVTQLPNSHMYAHKQEPPQYSHTSRFPSAMVVTDTSSISTLTNMSSSKQCPLQAW; from the exons ATGGCCGAGGTGCTGGGCGGAGGCTGCGGAGCCGGTGGCCCCGTCTGTGTTGTGCCCGGCTCTGGGGACGGCAGCGGGGTTTGCGTGGTGCTTAACCTGGTCGGGGCCTTGGGCTGGTGGGACAAGCGTGTGCCTGTGTGTGCGTACAGCTCTGCGGGTCCGCAGTGCAGCCGGGGCCATACAGAGGACACTGTatgcaggaaggagaagggtCTCCAAGTCCACCTCCACGTGAAAAATTCACCGGTGGCACCAGGAcaagaggtgctgcagcccgaGCCTGCTGCGCTCAGCGG CGAGGACCCGTGGCGGGCGGCGAAGATGATCAAGGGCTACATGCAGCAGCACAACATCCCGCAGCGGGAGGTGGTGGACGTCACCGGCCTCAACCAGTCGCACCTCTCGCAGCACCTCAACAAGGGCACCCCCATGAAGACGCAGAAGAGGGCCGCCCTCTACACGTGGTACGTCCGCAAGCAGCGGGAGATCCTGCGGC agtTCAACCAGACAGTCCAGGGTTGTGGAAATAGGACAGACAAAAGCAGTCAGGATcagctgctgtttctctttccaGAGTTCAATCAGCAGAACCAAGGGGCTGGCCAGCTCGACGATGCCTGCTCCGAAACCCCCAGCAAGAAGATGCGCCGCAATCGCTTCAAGTGGGGGCCGGCCTCCCAGCAAATCTTGTACCAAGCCTACGACCGCCAAAAGAACCCCAGCAAGGAGGAGCGAGAGGCGCTGGTGGAGGAGTGCAACAG GGCCGAGTGTCTGCAGCGAGGGGTGTCTCCCTCCAAGGCGCACGGGCTCGGCTCCAACCTGGTGACGGAGGTGCGCGTCTACAACTGGTTCGCCAACCGGCGGAAGGAGGAGGCTTTCCGCCAGAAGCTGGCCATGGACGCCTACAGCTCGGGCCAGCCCCCGCACAGCATGAACCTGCTGCTGTCCCACGGCTCCCCCCACCACAACCAGCCCAGCGCCTCGCCCCCCAGCAAGATGCCAG GGGTGCGGTACAGCCAGGCGGCGAGCGGCGAGGCGGCGTCCTCCGGGGCCATCAGCCACCACGGCAGCGGTGCCATGGTCACCACCAGCCAGGCGGTCCTGCAGCAGGTCTCCCCGGCCGGCTTGGACCCAGGCCACGGTTTGCTCTCTCCCGACGGTAAAATG ATCTCCGTGTCGGGCGGCGGGCTGCCCCCGGTGAGCACCCTGACCAACATCCACAGCCTGTCCCACCACAACGCGCAGCAGTCCCAGAACCTCATCATGACGCCGCTCTCGGGAGTCATGGCCATCGCACAGAGTAAGCACGCACCCGGGACCCCTCCGGACCCCTCCTGCGGCGCGCTGGGGACCCCGGCGCTGACCGTCCccgctctctccctcctcccaggTCTGAACACCTCGCAGGCGCAGAGCGTCCCGGTCATCAACAGTGTGGCCGGCAGCTTGGCGGCCCTGCAGCCGGTCCAgttctcccagcagctgcacagcccGCACCAGCAGCCGCTCATGCAGCAGTCGCCCAGCCACATGGCCCAGCAGCCCTTCATGGCCACCGTCACCCAGCTGCCCAACTCGCACA TGTATGCACACAAGCAGGAGCCTCCCCAGTATTCCCACACCTCCCGCTTCCCCTCGGCGATGGTGGTGACGGACACCAGCAGCATCAGCACGCTCACCAACATGTCTTCCAGTAAGCAG tgTCCCCTGCAAGCCTGGTGA
- the HNF1B gene encoding hepatocyte nuclear factor 1-beta isoform X6, with product MSREDPWRAAKMIKGYMQQHNIPQREVVDVTGLNQSHLSQHLNKGTPMKTQKRAALYTWYVRKQREILRQFNQTVQGCGNRTDKSSQDQLLFLFPEFNQQNQGAGQLDDACSETPSKKMRRNRFKWGPASQQILYQAYDRQKNPSKEEREALVEECNRAECLQRGVSPSKAHGLGSNLVTEVRVYNWFANRRKEEAFRQKLAMDAYSSGQPPHSMNLLLSHGSPHHNQPSASPPSKMPGVRYSQAASGEAASSGAISHHGSGAMVTTSQAVLQQVSPAGLDPGHGLLSPDGKMISVSGGGLPPVSTLTNIHSLSHHNAQQSQNLIMTPLSGVMAIAQSKHAPGTPPDPSCGALGTPALTVPALSLLPGLNTSQAQSVPVINSVAGSLAALQPVQFSQQLHSPHQQPLMQQSPSHMAQQPFMATVTQLPNSHMYAHKQEPPQYSHTSRFPSAMVVTDTSSISTLTNMSSSKQCPLQAW from the exons ATGTCTCG CGAGGACCCGTGGCGGGCGGCGAAGATGATCAAGGGCTACATGCAGCAGCACAACATCCCGCAGCGGGAGGTGGTGGACGTCACCGGCCTCAACCAGTCGCACCTCTCGCAGCACCTCAACAAGGGCACCCCCATGAAGACGCAGAAGAGGGCCGCCCTCTACACGTGGTACGTCCGCAAGCAGCGGGAGATCCTGCGGC agtTCAACCAGACAGTCCAGGGTTGTGGAAATAGGACAGACAAAAGCAGTCAGGATcagctgctgtttctctttccaGAGTTCAATCAGCAGAACCAAGGGGCTGGCCAGCTCGACGATGCCTGCTCCGAAACCCCCAGCAAGAAGATGCGCCGCAATCGCTTCAAGTGGGGGCCGGCCTCCCAGCAAATCTTGTACCAAGCCTACGACCGCCAAAAGAACCCCAGCAAGGAGGAGCGAGAGGCGCTGGTGGAGGAGTGCAACAG GGCCGAGTGTCTGCAGCGAGGGGTGTCTCCCTCCAAGGCGCACGGGCTCGGCTCCAACCTGGTGACGGAGGTGCGCGTCTACAACTGGTTCGCCAACCGGCGGAAGGAGGAGGCTTTCCGCCAGAAGCTGGCCATGGACGCCTACAGCTCGGGCCAGCCCCCGCACAGCATGAACCTGCTGCTGTCCCACGGCTCCCCCCACCACAACCAGCCCAGCGCCTCGCCCCCCAGCAAGATGCCAG GGGTGCGGTACAGCCAGGCGGCGAGCGGCGAGGCGGCGTCCTCCGGGGCCATCAGCCACCACGGCAGCGGTGCCATGGTCACCACCAGCCAGGCGGTCCTGCAGCAGGTCTCCCCGGCCGGCTTGGACCCAGGCCACGGTTTGCTCTCTCCCGACGGTAAAATG ATCTCCGTGTCGGGCGGCGGGCTGCCCCCGGTGAGCACCCTGACCAACATCCACAGCCTGTCCCACCACAACGCGCAGCAGTCCCAGAACCTCATCATGACGCCGCTCTCGGGAGTCATGGCCATCGCACAGAGTAAGCACGCACCCGGGACCCCTCCGGACCCCTCCTGCGGCGCGCTGGGGACCCCGGCGCTGACCGTCCccgctctctccctcctcccaggTCTGAACACCTCGCAGGCGCAGAGCGTCCCGGTCATCAACAGTGTGGCCGGCAGCTTGGCGGCCCTGCAGCCGGTCCAgttctcccagcagctgcacagcccGCACCAGCAGCCGCTCATGCAGCAGTCGCCCAGCCACATGGCCCAGCAGCCCTTCATGGCCACCGTCACCCAGCTGCCCAACTCGCACA TGTATGCACACAAGCAGGAGCCTCCCCAGTATTCCCACACCTCCCGCTTCCCCTCGGCGATGGTGGTGACGGACACCAGCAGCATCAGCACGCTCACCAACATGTCTTCCAGTAAGCAG tgTCCCCTGCAAGCCTGGTGA
- the HNF1B gene encoding hepatocyte nuclear factor 1-beta isoform X5, with translation MVSQLSALQRELLGALLSSGATKEGLIRALEDMVPAAGFGVKLESLPLSPGGPPDGKAAYPPLANGHGKGKLSGDEGSEDGDDFDTPQILRELQALNTEEAVEQRAEVDRMISEDPWRAAKMIKGYMQQHNIPQREVVDVTGLNQSHLSQHLNKGTPMKTQKRAALYTWYVRKQREILRQFNQQNQGAGQLDDACSETPSKKMRRNRFKWGPASQQILYQAYDRQKNPSKEEREALVEECNRAECLQRGVSPSKAHGLGSNLVTEVRVYNWFANRRKEEAFRQKLAMDAYSSGQPPHSMNLLLSHGSPHHNQPSASPPSKMPGVRYSQAASGEAASSGAISHHGSGAMVTTSQAVLQQVSPAGLDPGHGLLSPDGKMISVSGGGLPPVSTLTNIHSLSHHNAQQSQNLIMTPLSGVMAIAQSLNTSQAQSVPVINSVAGSLAALQPVQFSQQLHSPHQQPLMQQSPSHMAQQPFMATVTQLPNSHMYAHKQEPPQYSHTSRFPSAMVVTDTSSISTLTNMSSSKQCPLQAW, from the exons ATGGTGTCCCAGCTGAGCGCCCTGCAGCGGGAGCTCCTGGGCGCCCTGCTCAGCTCCGGGGCCACCAAGGAGGGGCTGATCCGCGCCCTGGAGGACATGGTGCCCGCCGCCGGCTTCGGCGTCAAGCTGGAGAGCCTGCCGCTGTCCCCCGGCGGGCCGCCCGACGGCAAGGCCGCCTACCCGCCGCTCGCCAACGGGCACGGCAAGGGCAAGCTGTCCGGCGACGAGGGCTCGGAGGACGGCGACGACTTCGACACGCCGCAGATCCTCCGCGAGCTGCAGGCGCTCAACACCGAGGAGGCCGTGGAGCAGCGGGCGGAGGTGGACAGGATGATCAG CGAGGACCCGTGGCGGGCGGCGAAGATGATCAAGGGCTACATGCAGCAGCACAACATCCCGCAGCGGGAGGTGGTGGACGTCACCGGCCTCAACCAGTCGCACCTCTCGCAGCACCTCAACAAGGGCACCCCCATGAAGACGCAGAAGAGGGCCGCCCTCTACACGTGGTACGTCCGCAAGCAGCGGGAGATCCTGCGGC AGTTCAATCAGCAGAACCAAGGGGCTGGCCAGCTCGACGATGCCTGCTCCGAAACCCCCAGCAAGAAGATGCGCCGCAATCGCTTCAAGTGGGGGCCGGCCTCCCAGCAAATCTTGTACCAAGCCTACGACCGCCAAAAGAACCCCAGCAAGGAGGAGCGAGAGGCGCTGGTGGAGGAGTGCAACAG GGCCGAGTGTCTGCAGCGAGGGGTGTCTCCCTCCAAGGCGCACGGGCTCGGCTCCAACCTGGTGACGGAGGTGCGCGTCTACAACTGGTTCGCCAACCGGCGGAAGGAGGAGGCTTTCCGCCAGAAGCTGGCCATGGACGCCTACAGCTCGGGCCAGCCCCCGCACAGCATGAACCTGCTGCTGTCCCACGGCTCCCCCCACCACAACCAGCCCAGCGCCTCGCCCCCCAGCAAGATGCCAG GGGTGCGGTACAGCCAGGCGGCGAGCGGCGAGGCGGCGTCCTCCGGGGCCATCAGCCACCACGGCAGCGGTGCCATGGTCACCACCAGCCAGGCGGTCCTGCAGCAGGTCTCCCCGGCCGGCTTGGACCCAGGCCACGGTTTGCTCTCTCCCGACGGTAAAATG ATCTCCGTGTCGGGCGGCGGGCTGCCCCCGGTGAGCACCCTGACCAACATCCACAGCCTGTCCCACCACAACGCGCAGCAGTCCCAGAACCTCATCATGACGCCGCTCTCGGGAGTCATGGCCATCGCACAGA gTCTGAACACCTCGCAGGCGCAGAGCGTCCCGGTCATCAACAGTGTGGCCGGCAGCTTGGCGGCCCTGCAGCCGGTCCAgttctcccagcagctgcacagcccGCACCAGCAGCCGCTCATGCAGCAGTCGCCCAGCCACATGGCCCAGCAGCCCTTCATGGCCACCGTCACCCAGCTGCCCAACTCGCACA TGTATGCACACAAGCAGGAGCCTCCCCAGTATTCCCACACCTCCCGCTTCCCCTCGGCGATGGTGGTGACGGACACCAGCAGCATCAGCACGCTCACCAACATGTCTTCCAGTAAGCAG tgTCCCCTGCAAGCCTGGTGA
- the HNF1B gene encoding hepatocyte nuclear factor 1-beta isoform X3 produces the protein MVSQLSALQRELLGALLSSGATKEGLIRALEDMVPAAGFGVKLESLPLSPGGPPDGKAAYPPLANGHGKGKLSGDEGSEDGDDFDTPQILRELQALNTEEAVEQRAEVDRMISEDPWRAAKMIKGYMQQHNIPQREVVDVTGLNQSHLSQHLNKGTPMKTQKRAALYTWYVRKQREILRQFNQQNQGAGQLDDACSETPSKKMRRNRFKWGPASQQILYQAYDRQKNPSKEEREALVEECNRAECLQRGVSPSKAHGLGSNLVTEVRVYNWFANRRKEEAFRQKLAMDAYSSGQPPHSMNLLLSHGSPHHNQPSASPPSKMPGVRYSQAASGEAASSGAISHHGSGAMVTTSQAVLQQVSPAGLDPGHGLLSPDGKMISVSGGGLPPVSTLTNIHSLSHHNAQQSQNLIMTPLSGVMAIAQSKHAPGTPPDPSCGALGTPALTVPALSLLPGLNTSQAQSVPVINSVAGSLAALQPVQFSQQLHSPHQQPLMQQSPSHMAQQPFMATVTQLPNSHMYAHKQEPPQYSHTSRFPSAMVVTDTSSISTLTNMSSSKQCPLQAW, from the exons ATGGTGTCCCAGCTGAGCGCCCTGCAGCGGGAGCTCCTGGGCGCCCTGCTCAGCTCCGGGGCCACCAAGGAGGGGCTGATCCGCGCCCTGGAGGACATGGTGCCCGCCGCCGGCTTCGGCGTCAAGCTGGAGAGCCTGCCGCTGTCCCCCGGCGGGCCGCCCGACGGCAAGGCCGCCTACCCGCCGCTCGCCAACGGGCACGGCAAGGGCAAGCTGTCCGGCGACGAGGGCTCGGAGGACGGCGACGACTTCGACACGCCGCAGATCCTCCGCGAGCTGCAGGCGCTCAACACCGAGGAGGCCGTGGAGCAGCGGGCGGAGGTGGACAGGATGATCAG CGAGGACCCGTGGCGGGCGGCGAAGATGATCAAGGGCTACATGCAGCAGCACAACATCCCGCAGCGGGAGGTGGTGGACGTCACCGGCCTCAACCAGTCGCACCTCTCGCAGCACCTCAACAAGGGCACCCCCATGAAGACGCAGAAGAGGGCCGCCCTCTACACGTGGTACGTCCGCAAGCAGCGGGAGATCCTGCGGC AGTTCAATCAGCAGAACCAAGGGGCTGGCCAGCTCGACGATGCCTGCTCCGAAACCCCCAGCAAGAAGATGCGCCGCAATCGCTTCAAGTGGGGGCCGGCCTCCCAGCAAATCTTGTACCAAGCCTACGACCGCCAAAAGAACCCCAGCAAGGAGGAGCGAGAGGCGCTGGTGGAGGAGTGCAACAG GGCCGAGTGTCTGCAGCGAGGGGTGTCTCCCTCCAAGGCGCACGGGCTCGGCTCCAACCTGGTGACGGAGGTGCGCGTCTACAACTGGTTCGCCAACCGGCGGAAGGAGGAGGCTTTCCGCCAGAAGCTGGCCATGGACGCCTACAGCTCGGGCCAGCCCCCGCACAGCATGAACCTGCTGCTGTCCCACGGCTCCCCCCACCACAACCAGCCCAGCGCCTCGCCCCCCAGCAAGATGCCAG GGGTGCGGTACAGCCAGGCGGCGAGCGGCGAGGCGGCGTCCTCCGGGGCCATCAGCCACCACGGCAGCGGTGCCATGGTCACCACCAGCCAGGCGGTCCTGCAGCAGGTCTCCCCGGCCGGCTTGGACCCAGGCCACGGTTTGCTCTCTCCCGACGGTAAAATG ATCTCCGTGTCGGGCGGCGGGCTGCCCCCGGTGAGCACCCTGACCAACATCCACAGCCTGTCCCACCACAACGCGCAGCAGTCCCAGAACCTCATCATGACGCCGCTCTCGGGAGTCATGGCCATCGCACAGAGTAAGCACGCACCCGGGACCCCTCCGGACCCCTCCTGCGGCGCGCTGGGGACCCCGGCGCTGACCGTCCccgctctctccctcctcccaggTCTGAACACCTCGCAGGCGCAGAGCGTCCCGGTCATCAACAGTGTGGCCGGCAGCTTGGCGGCCCTGCAGCCGGTCCAgttctcccagcagctgcacagcccGCACCAGCAGCCGCTCATGCAGCAGTCGCCCAGCCACATGGCCCAGCAGCCCTTCATGGCCACCGTCACCCAGCTGCCCAACTCGCACA TGTATGCACACAAGCAGGAGCCTCCCCAGTATTCCCACACCTCCCGCTTCCCCTCGGCGATGGTGGTGACGGACACCAGCAGCATCAGCACGCTCACCAACATGTCTTCCAGTAAGCAG tgTCCCCTGCAAGCCTGGTGA
- the HNF1B gene encoding hepatocyte nuclear factor 1-beta isoform X1 — MVSQLSALQRELLGALLSSGATKEGLIRALEDMVPAAGFGVKLESLPLSPGGPPDGKAAYPPLANGHGKGKLSGDEGSEDGDDFDTPQILRELQALNTEEAVEQRAEVDRMISEDPWRAAKMIKGYMQQHNIPQREVVDVTGLNQSHLSQHLNKGTPMKTQKRAALYTWYVRKQREILRQFNQTVQGCGNRTDKSSQDQLLFLFPEFNQQNQGAGQLDDACSETPSKKMRRNRFKWGPASQQILYQAYDRQKNPSKEEREALVEECNRAECLQRGVSPSKAHGLGSNLVTEVRVYNWFANRRKEEAFRQKLAMDAYSSGQPPHSMNLLLSHGSPHHNQPSASPPSKMPGVRYSQAASGEAASSGAISHHGSGAMVTTSQAVLQQVSPAGLDPGHGLLSPDGKMISVSGGGLPPVSTLTNIHSLSHHNAQQSQNLIMTPLSGVMAIAQSKHAPGTPPDPSCGALGTPALTVPALSLLPGLNTSQAQSVPVINSVAGSLAALQPVQFSQQLHSPHQQPLMQQSPSHMAQQPFMATVTQLPNSHMYAHKQEPPQYSHTSRFPSAMVVTDTSSISTLTNMSSSKQCPLQAW; from the exons ATGGTGTCCCAGCTGAGCGCCCTGCAGCGGGAGCTCCTGGGCGCCCTGCTCAGCTCCGGGGCCACCAAGGAGGGGCTGATCCGCGCCCTGGAGGACATGGTGCCCGCCGCCGGCTTCGGCGTCAAGCTGGAGAGCCTGCCGCTGTCCCCCGGCGGGCCGCCCGACGGCAAGGCCGCCTACCCGCCGCTCGCCAACGGGCACGGCAAGGGCAAGCTGTCCGGCGACGAGGGCTCGGAGGACGGCGACGACTTCGACACGCCGCAGATCCTCCGCGAGCTGCAGGCGCTCAACACCGAGGAGGCCGTGGAGCAGCGGGCGGAGGTGGACAGGATGATCAG CGAGGACCCGTGGCGGGCGGCGAAGATGATCAAGGGCTACATGCAGCAGCACAACATCCCGCAGCGGGAGGTGGTGGACGTCACCGGCCTCAACCAGTCGCACCTCTCGCAGCACCTCAACAAGGGCACCCCCATGAAGACGCAGAAGAGGGCCGCCCTCTACACGTGGTACGTCCGCAAGCAGCGGGAGATCCTGCGGC agtTCAACCAGACAGTCCAGGGTTGTGGAAATAGGACAGACAAAAGCAGTCAGGATcagctgctgtttctctttccaGAGTTCAATCAGCAGAACCAAGGGGCTGGCCAGCTCGACGATGCCTGCTCCGAAACCCCCAGCAAGAAGATGCGCCGCAATCGCTTCAAGTGGGGGCCGGCCTCCCAGCAAATCTTGTACCAAGCCTACGACCGCCAAAAGAACCCCAGCAAGGAGGAGCGAGAGGCGCTGGTGGAGGAGTGCAACAG GGCCGAGTGTCTGCAGCGAGGGGTGTCTCCCTCCAAGGCGCACGGGCTCGGCTCCAACCTGGTGACGGAGGTGCGCGTCTACAACTGGTTCGCCAACCGGCGGAAGGAGGAGGCTTTCCGCCAGAAGCTGGCCATGGACGCCTACAGCTCGGGCCAGCCCCCGCACAGCATGAACCTGCTGCTGTCCCACGGCTCCCCCCACCACAACCAGCCCAGCGCCTCGCCCCCCAGCAAGATGCCAG GGGTGCGGTACAGCCAGGCGGCGAGCGGCGAGGCGGCGTCCTCCGGGGCCATCAGCCACCACGGCAGCGGTGCCATGGTCACCACCAGCCAGGCGGTCCTGCAGCAGGTCTCCCCGGCCGGCTTGGACCCAGGCCACGGTTTGCTCTCTCCCGACGGTAAAATG ATCTCCGTGTCGGGCGGCGGGCTGCCCCCGGTGAGCACCCTGACCAACATCCACAGCCTGTCCCACCACAACGCGCAGCAGTCCCAGAACCTCATCATGACGCCGCTCTCGGGAGTCATGGCCATCGCACAGAGTAAGCACGCACCCGGGACCCCTCCGGACCCCTCCTGCGGCGCGCTGGGGACCCCGGCGCTGACCGTCCccgctctctccctcctcccaggTCTGAACACCTCGCAGGCGCAGAGCGTCCCGGTCATCAACAGTGTGGCCGGCAGCTTGGCGGCCCTGCAGCCGGTCCAgttctcccagcagctgcacagcccGCACCAGCAGCCGCTCATGCAGCAGTCGCCCAGCCACATGGCCCAGCAGCCCTTCATGGCCACCGTCACCCAGCTGCCCAACTCGCACA TGTATGCACACAAGCAGGAGCCTCCCCAGTATTCCCACACCTCCCGCTTCCCCTCGGCGATGGTGGTGACGGACACCAGCAGCATCAGCACGCTCACCAACATGTCTTCCAGTAAGCAG tgTCCCCTGCAAGCCTGGTGA